Proteins encoded within one genomic window of Hemiscyllium ocellatum isolate sHemOce1 chromosome 1, sHemOce1.pat.X.cur, whole genome shotgun sequence:
- the LOC132817203 gene encoding F-box/WD repeat-containing protein 7-like, producing MNQELLSGGSKRRRTGGSLRGNASLNHGEEEMNRVVEEQEGHCVDGGGTDGGGAEASSSNSDEVQVATAEEEENNNRVTVEAKEESKEEEQEDDEEEMDQDSDDFEQSDDSREDDSTNGNDVTDQNYNIDVANQQPLPLLAKNQL from the exons ATGAACCAGGAATTGCTGTCTGGGGGCAGCAAGAGGCGTCGAACTGGAGGATCCCTCAGAGGTAATGCCTCTTTGAATCATGGGGAGGAGGAAATGAACAGGGTAGTGGAAGAACAAGAGGGTCATTGTGTTGATGGCGGTGGAACTGATGGCGGTGGAGCTGAGGCAAGCAGCAGCAACAGTGATGAGGTCCAAGTAGCTACTGCAGAGGAAGAAGAAAACAACAACCGAGTCACAGTAGAGGCCAAGGAAGAGAGCAAAGAGGAGGAACAAGAAGATGATGAAGAGGAAATGGACCAAGACAGTGATGATTTTGAACAATCTGATGATAGCAGAGAAGATGATAGCACAAATGGAAATGATGTCACCGATCAGAATTATAACATTGACGTTGCCAACCAACAACCACTACCCCTGTTAGCTAAGAATCAG TTGTAA